One Lutra lutra chromosome 18, mLutLut1.2, whole genome shotgun sequence genomic window carries:
- the UBN1 gene encoding ubinuclein-1 isoform X1 has protein sequence MSEPHRVQFTSLPGSLNPAFLKKSRKEEAGGTEQHQDSEPAAAAVRITLTLFEPDHKRCPEFFYPELVKNIRGKVKGLQPADKKKDLSDPFNDEEKERHKVEALARKFEEKYGGKKRRKDRIQDLIDMGYGYDESDSFIDNSEAYDELVPASLTTKYGGFYINSGTLQFRQASESEDDFIKEKKKKSPKKRKLKEGGEKIKKKKKDDTYDKEKKSKKSKFSKAGFTALNASKEKKKKKYSGALSVKEMLKKFQKEKEAQRKRDEDHKPVAVSSAEAQGLRELEGASDPLLSLFGSTSDNDLLQAATAMDSLTDLDLEQLLSESPEGSPFRDMDDESDSLGVGLDQEFRQPSSLPEGLPAPLEKRVKELAQAARAAEGESRQKFFTQDVNGTLLDIEVQTRELSSQIRSGVYAYLASFLPCSKDTLVKRARKLHLYEQGGRLKEPLQKLKEAIGRAMPEQMAKYQDECQAHTQAKVAKMLEEEKDKEQRERMCSDEEEDEEKGGRRIMGPRKKFQWNDEIRELLCHVVKIKLESYDLERNNKTQSWEDYVKAFLDAEVKPLWPKGWMQARTLFKESRRGHGHLTSILAKKKVMASSKIKMKESSTKPDKKVSIPPGQMGGPLALPSEHAGGLSSGAANREHPAQASGSLANPAPINLEDSLDGDLVRNSASSLEVVSKELAGLSSRAGGSSEFPLPASSKAPAEKMLGIVCSEEKRNFPKPGPAAPPASSSLQSPLNFLAEQALALGQSSQEKKPENSGYKELSCQATLSKGLSEVHQSKAKHHGLPRTSHAPQAAPPVPGPQVKVFHAGTQQQKSFTPPAPFVTKLQGPKPSSPQCHRSLLQLVKTATKGQSFHPSTPSSSGGTQASSSNSHKTPASSSTALSHPAKQHSAGSSGPSYKNSPFASSVSKHGVSSGSSSSGGTPVQSSTSGNLLPSVQPPSTGQSASRPVPGSAVKKPPVSQKLTLVAPPGGPNGDSSGGTQGVAKLLTSSLKSSAVSSVTSSTSLPVSVLAQQPAPRGSCGQGRLPCPARRVRSDTEGQKGTSGAVLLASSSPLNLLSASYKSGSPKLPGAMNSNSLGIISQFPLHVLSFSAESSAKAGVSKDAIVTGPAPGTFHHGLNHSLLAGLHSSPPRAAPLPHAAVSTHIPQSLPDASQLHGKGPGVPRKL, from the exons AAGAAAGATCTCTCAGATCCTTTCaatgatgaagaaaaggaaaggcataAAGTGGAGGCCCTTGCCcggaaatttgaagaaaaatat ggtGGAAAGAAACGTAGAAAAGATAGGATACAGGACCTGATTGACATGGGATACGGTTACGACGAATCTGACTCCTTCATTGATAATTCTGAGGCG TATGATGAGCTTGTTCCGGCTTCTTTGACTACAAAGTATGGAGGATTTTACATTAACTCGGGAACCCTGCAGTTTAGACAAGCATCCGAGTCTGAGGATGACttcattaaagaaaagaagaagaaatctccAAAG AAGCGGAAGTTGAAGGAAGGTGGTgagaagataaagaagaagaaaaaagatgacaCTTATGACAAGGAGAAGAAATCGAAAAAGTCCAAGTTTTCCAAAGCCGG CTTCACAGCCCTCAATGCCAgtaaggagaagaagaaaaagaaatattctgggGCTTTGAGTGTTAAAGAGATGCTAAAGAAatttcagaaggagaaagaggctcagagaaagaGGGACGAAGACCATAAGCCCGTAGCGGTCTCGTCGGCGGAAGCTCAGGGCCTGCGGGAATTGGAGGGCGCCTCTGACCCTTTGCTCTCGCTCTTTGGCTCCACTTCTGACAACGACTTGCTCCAGGCAGCCACTGCCATGGACTCGCTGACTGATTTGGACTTGGAGCAGCTGCTCAGTgagtctccagaaggaagccCTTTCCGTGATATGGATGATGAGAGCGATTCCCTTGGGGTGGGACTGGACCAGGAATTCAGGcagccctcttccctccctgaagGCCTGCCTGCACCCCTGGAGAAGCGCGTTAAGGAGCTGGCTCAG GCTGCCAGAGCTGCTGAAGGAGAGAGCAGACAGAAGTTCTTCACCCAAGATGTTAACGGCACCCTCTTAGA CATAGAGGTGCAAACTCGGGAGCTGAGTAGCCAAATCCGTTCTGGGGTGTATGCCTACCTTGCTTCATTCCTGCCCTGCAGCAAGGACACCCTGGTCAAACGTGCTCGGAAACTTCACCTCTATGAACAG GGAGGGCGTCTGAAGGAGCCTCTCCAGAAGCTTAAGGAAGCCATTGGAAGGGCAATGCCAGAGCAGATGGCCAAGTACCAGGATGAATGCCAGGCACACACACAAGCCAAGGTCGCTAA GATGCTGGAAGAGGAGAAGgacaaggagcagagggagcggaTGTGCTCTGatgaggaagaagatgaggaaaaGGGGGGCAGGAGGATAATGGGACCCCGGAAGAAGTTCCAGTGGAATGATGAAATCAG GGAGCTGCTCTGTCACGTGGTGAAGATAAAACTGGAGAGCTACGATTTGGAGAGGAACAACAAGACCCAATCTTGGGAGGACTATGTGAAGGCCTTTCTGGATGCTGAGGTCAAACCTTTGTGGCCCAAAGGCTGGATGCAGGCCAG GACTCTGTTTAAGGAGAGCAGACGAGGCCACGGGCACTTGACATCAATCCT GGCCAAGAAGAAAGTAATGGCCTCTTCTAAAATCAAGATGAAG GAATCATCTACCAAGCCTGATAAAAAGGTTTCCATCCCACCAGGCCAGATGGGCGGCCCCTTGGCTTTGCCTTCAGAACATGCGGGAGGCCTGAGCAGTGGGGCTGCAAACAGGGAGCACCCAGCCCAGGCGTCTGGCAGTCTTGCTAATCCCGCTCCTATCAACCTGGAGGACTCATTGGATGGAGACTTGGTCCGTAATTCGGCCTCCTCCTTGGAGGTGGTGTCTAAGGAACTGGCCGGGCTGAGCAGCAGAGCAGGTGGGAGCTCTGAGTTCCCGCTGCCGGCGTCTTCAAAAGCACCCGCAGAGAAGATGCTGGGCATTGTGTGTTCAGAAGAGAAGAGGAACTTTCCGAAGCCCGGCCCTGCGGCCCCTCCAGCCTCTAGTTCTCTGCAGTCTCCCCTCAATTTTCTGGCTGAACAGGCTTTGGCACTGGGGCAGTCGTCTCAGGAGAAAAAACCAGAGAACTCTGGCTACAAAGAGCTGTCCTGTCAGGCCACGCTCAGCAAGGGCCTGTCAGAAGTGCACCAGTCCAAAGCAAAGCACCACGGCTTGCCGCGGACGTCTCACGCACCCCAAGCGGCACCTCCTGTGCCTGGCCCCCAGGTCAAAGTTTTTCATGCAGGCACTCAACAGCAGAAGAGCTTCACCCCTCCAGCTCCTTTCGTCACTAAGCTTCAGGGCCCAAAGCCTTCATCCCCGCAGTGCCATCGttccctcctccagcttgtgAAGACAGCAACCAAAGGCCAGAGCTTCCATCCCTCCACGCCATCCTCTTCAGGAGGCACGCAAGCCTCCAGCAGCAACTCTCATAAGACCCCAGCCTCGTCCTCTACCGCCCTGAGCCATCCAGCAAAACAGCACTCAGCCGGCTCTTCAGGGCCATCTTACAAGAATAGTCCCTTTGCCAGCTCTGTCTCTAAACATGGGGTTTCTTCCGGCAGCTCTTCCTCTGGAGGAACACCAGTCCAGAGTTCTACTTCCGGGAACCTGCTCCCCAGTGTACAGCCTCCCTCTACAGGACAGTCTGCCAGCAGACCTGTCCCAGGCTCTGCAGTGAAAAAACCACCTGTTTCCCAGAAGCTGACCCTGGTGGCCCCTCCAGGTGGTCCAAATGGAGACTCCAGTGGTGGGACCCAGGGAGTGGCAAAGCTACTGACTTCTTCCCTAAAATCCAGCGCGGTTAGCAGCGTGACATCGTCTACCTCCTTGCCAGTGAGTGTCCTGGCACAGCAGCCCGCCCCTCGTGGGTCTTGTGGACAGGGCCGCTTGCCTTGCCCTGCTCGGAGAGTGAGATCTGACACTGAAGGTCAG AAAGGAACGAGTGGGGCTGTGCTGCTGGCCAGCTCCTCGCCCTTAAATCTGCTGTCTGCATCCTACAAGTCTGGCAGCCCGAAACTGCCCGGAGCCATGAACTCCAACTCCCTGGGGATCATCTCCCAGTTTCCCCTCCACGTGCTCTCCTTCAGCGCCGAGTCCTCTGCCAAAGCAGGGGTTTCCAAGGATGCCATCGTCACGGGTCCTGCCCCTGGGACATTCCACCACGGCCTCAACCATA GTCTCCTGGCTGGCTTGCACTCCAGCCCACCCCGTGCAGCGCCTCTCCCACACGCTGCCGTGTCTACCCACATCCCGCAGAGTCTGCCAG ACGCTTCTCAGCTTCATGGAAAGGGGCCCGGTGTACCACGGAAATTATGA